A region of the Esox lucius isolate fEsoLuc1 chromosome 10, fEsoLuc1.pri, whole genome shotgun sequence genome:
TGACTGCTCCCTGATCGTGCATGATGTGCAGTTGGGAGATGTGGGGCTTTATGAGAGCTTTGTGGTTGTGGAGAGTGCAGGGACAAAGAGGCGGGTTTTCTTGCAGAGCGTCCAGCTCTCCGTCTATGGTAAGGGTGGATCTATCACCGGAAAATTCTGGTAGTGTCACATTTTTGGACTGATCAGcatttctcctttcctctccagaTCACAAGTCCAAGGTGTCTTTGGGCGTGGGTGAAGACATGAATCTAAAGCTCTACACTCCCAAGGCAATGAGAGTGGTCTTTCAGAAAAGGAGCAGTAAAGAGTGGACGGTCCTGTGGGTGAGAGGTGACAAGGCCAACAACCATCATTTCAAGGAGGCTGAGAGAGTGTTGGTCATCAAGGGGTTGAGGATGGACCACTCTGGGACATATAAAGTGCTGGATTTCCACGGGGGGTCGGTGAACACTGTGAATCTCATGGTGGAAGGTAATGCATTGTTCTCAAGCGCTAGTCGTCTCTCgttcagtgtttgtgtctgtttaaccactaacattttaaattgtgtaTCCGGCAGAAGTTGCTGGAACTCAAACTCTCTCACAGATCCATCAAAAACAGGAAGCTGTGGGTAAGAGACAATCTTATTTTAAAACTACTCGTGCAATAAAGATGTACCAAGTTCATAATACTGTAGAATATTGATGATTAATTACAGTCGATTAAGAACTTGTTCTTTTGatcttctctgcctctctagGTAAATCATTTCATAACAGGTCCTCCATTCTGCTCATCATATTTGTCTTGCAAATCAGTCTCCTGATTCAATATCAACACTAACTGGGTTCAAACCTATGAAGCCTGTATCCCAGCCCCAAATGAAACCTATATTTTTCATTCATTGCACTTTAAGATAATTCCACTATAATCAAAAGCCCCGCCAGCCCATTGAACCCCGCCAGCCATTGTACCCTGGTACAGGATGTTGTTAGTAGAGTCAGTGACAGTTCAGCAATTTATTTGTCACACTTGAGCAAAGTAACCCGCTCAGTGCTATGGAGCTTGCCCCTTGCAATACTTAACGGTTGGTTGTAGTCTAGGTAATGAAAGTgttgaacaaaatatttaaccttaaataaaagtttgaACCAGTTTTCCGCATTCAGTTTAACTATAGTCCTCAACTGAAAAGCTTGGTCAATGGACAATCTCCTTTGAAAGTAGTTGCTAGTCCGGGACAAAGTTTAACCAGTGACCGTAAAACCCCCTCATGGTCGTCATCTTGTCTTGACTATTCTCATGCGaagaaaaaaagttgggaaTCATTTTCTCATCTAAATTTGTGAAATCTCTTTGAAGTATAGCTTTGTGCAGCCGGTGCACCAAAAGTGAAAGTAAAGCAATAACCTCAGTGGATAGCTTGGGATGGGGTGGGTTAGTTTGAAAGTGAACTGCTCTAACTGCAATTCACCTAGCTTCAAATACATTCTACACTCTTAATTAGGCCTTTAATCCTTcaattaaatgcatttcataaagccctttttacatctgcaGTTGTCAGAAAACGCTTTCACAGATACATAGTCAAATAAGAGCAAGAAGCTTGATTGATTCCCAGTGGTTAGAAATCCATTTATTTTGATCACCATGTTATGTGCAGTGTTCTTCATTAATAGTATATGACTCATACAATagtaatatataattattaagACTcttgtgtaatgtaatgtaaaatgaCAAAGATgtgattgttgtttttgttgtttaatttaattgtaatgTGGAATTAAGTTCATTAAAGCATTAAAAATGACAGCAACAGCCATGTGATCATTTTACAGCCTTGTGATTACATTAAATATAATGGATTTACTATTTGTACAGATctacattgaaaatgtttatattgtacagtatatacacacacacacatcaggagAAAACAAAAGGGTCAGCCACACATACTAGcccctctcctttctcacaGAACATTCATGACACCACCTGTTCCCTGTCTCAAAATGGAGTAGACTGCCCATGcatagctctggtccttgagGGCttcaatgtatgtttttatttgtctatCACTGACTTTTAACAAAGATTGGATTCTACCTGGAAAACAGGCAAGTTCCCTCATACGCCAGTCATTGATCAATTATGTGTTAGGGTGAAGTGAATTTGATGGCTGTTGGACTAGAATCTCCTCAGTTGTCCTTGTCCAGGTTTTGTTCTTTGATCTCTCCTGTGAATAACCATAACTACAGAATCCTCATTCATCCCCTCCCCCAAAAACAAAGAACCCAGTTCCCATGTAAAAGGTAGAACTTTCCCCCAAGACCGAACCCAACATCAAATCGCAAACTATATTTACAGCGGATTTCACAGACCCCATTAGTGAGGTTACATCATAAGCTGAAGTGGACACATTTCCACGTGTTTCCAAGAGTTCAACCCGTCACATACCTACCATTCCACTTTCTTTAGCCTTGGATGTGCCCGGTTAGAAGTTGGGCTTGTGTTTTTTAACCTCAACCATTAGATGGTGCAGGTTGATGAGCTCCGAGCGCACGGCCAGGCTGCGGAAGGTGGGCTGGGACAGCACCTTGTGGAAACCATGGTAGTACTGGATGAGCTGGGTGAGAGCCCCCTGGACgggagtaaaacatttaaagttaaACCATACGCTTTAGAGAAGACAACCTCGCAACAGCTCATGGGTTATGCTTGCTTAGACCGGGAGGGATTTAAATACGGCTGTCAATTCACGGGACCCCTTTCAGACGAAGCAGACGCCTACAGGCTTAAGTTGTGCAATACTGGTTTACAGCTAGGGTGAGTAACCCAGAGGGCTGTACCTGAATGATGCCAGTTCCGTTCTTGAAGTTGGTGAAGGACCTCATGACATCCTGACTCAGTGCCTCCACCGACTGTTTCCATGTACTTGAGAAACCCCTGACTAACTGGGTGATGCGggctgagagacagaggaagagaggcggTGGAAAGGAGACGGTTGAGGCAGAGAATGTAATGAGTAAATATGAGGGAAAAGTACAGAGAGCAGGTAAGAGAGGCGCAGACAGAACATGGTGTGAAAATGCGTGGGAGACATAAATGACAGTTAATAGGGCGGTTAGAGATATCGCTGGAGCCTCCAAGCCTAACAGTTCAAAACACGGCGCTACGTATTGAATGAGTCAGGAGGGGAGAAACTAAATGATTAGCAGCAAAAACGGGGCGAGGGGCAAAGTCCGCCAAAAATTCGGGCTGCTAACCTTCGTCGTTTTTCAGTCTATCCAGCTGCCCTTTCTCCATCAGCGCCTCGCTCTCTTTTACAAACGCTATCATGCCGCCGAATGGAGTCGACAGGATCTCCTCAATAAATTCCTGAAGTGTAAAATAGTGGACAATTACTAGTGTCAAATAAAACAGTATCAAGTGGTATTTGTCTTATGAACTAGTTACACAAGGTGGgatagctaaaaaaaaaaccttaCTTGCCGGTTCCgtgacaaaaatatttacattactTACATTAGTTACTTAAATTAGTTGATGATTTACCTGGCTCCTGGCCTGAAGGAGCTGCTGGAAGCCCTCCACCTCTTTACTGTCATCGGCTGCCCTCTCCTATTGGAAAAAAACAGCATGACATATCTCAGCTCGGCCTATTCAGAAGACTGAATGGGAAAATCCCTTTTGGTGGGTAAATAAGTTAACAGTTCGTGGCTTTCCTCACCATGAGCACGTTGAGCATCATATCGTAGTTGTTGATGAGGAAAATGAGCTGGTCCCGGCGTGAAGGGAACTCCGCCGCCATCTTCAGCACAAAGTTCTCCACCTCAATCtgagcaaaaaacaacaacaaccatggTAGCTTTGTCACGCACACCAACAGTTCAGGACGGGGCTAATGTTCACACTAATTGTAGGCCGTTTTTAATGTTGTGCACCTGCAGTTGGCCAAGGAGGGTGTGGGTTCGCTCGCTGGTGAATGTCTGGTTAATGCTGACGATGGCAGAAGAGAACTCGGCATATCGGCGTGTGATCTGAAACATGAAAACAACTCTTGTCGGCAACTGGCCTTGTCGGAAACATGTAGACGAAAGACATCCGTTGTGTGTACTGCGTGCGCCATCCTACGTAGTGTGGTCTGGTGTCCAGCAGGCCAAGTTTCTGCGGGTCCGTGTTGCGAATGCTCTGAATGTTCATCTCCAGGATGAGCTCAAAGCGGGGCCACAGGAGCTCCAGCACTGCCTCCCAGTATCTGGAACCCCACAGAGAAACCACCAGCAATGACCAATGAGGATTTGGACGTTAGCGTCCATTAGAGTCGACTCTGTGTTAAATCTAGATTTGTgaggaaaaagaaaagtttCCTTGTTTTGCCGAGATCTTTTCTCACCCAACATTTTTTTTAGTGAGGGAACACACCGGTCCCATTCGTTGAGCATACACTCGGAATTTGTCTACCTTGTTTAATAGactcttttttttggggggcttGTCTTTAAGACAGGCTGATCATTTTACGACCTGGCCGGCACGCAGCGATATGCTCTGGGTTGAACGTGTACGGGGGTGTCACTGTGTCCACTGACTTGTCCAGGGCCGGGATGGCCCTCTTGGCCGTGATGGCTCTGAAACGCAGGATGATGTGGATGCACAGGAACACGGCGATGCTGTCGTAGCAGTCCGAAACATACGTGGACATGCTCTTCTGCGGGGGCAAGGAGGAccgtggagagggagggaggagagggagggaggagaggagggatggagaggtggGTGAAGGAGTTACCGTGGCGTGAAATGACACAATCATCAATTTGCCGAAAAACGCACCCCGCCATAGGCTGCTTTTTTTTTAGCTGTCAATACAGCAATGGGTGCATGAGTATTATCCTACCAGGAACAGGCTGAGTGTCTTCCCCATGACGCTGTTGAAGAGGTCCAGAGCGGAGTTTCCGGCCACCATGAAGAAGTCGGACAGGAAGAGGTACTCGCGACAGCCGTTGTCCAACAGGGCGTAGTGCTGACTTCGGAACAGGGTCTCATAGGGATACTGAGAGAACAGGGAGGGTTGGCTGGGTGACATCACCAACCATGTaacacaaaaataaagtgcaatatTCCCATGCAATAATCATTTCAGATAAACTCTGACACTGCTTGCTTCGGGTAATCTGTCAGCTTATTCATTCtgccaaaaaaaataatgcaactTCCCAAAGTTTCAAACAGACTTCCTATTTGACAAATTCTGTATGTTTTCAAGAAAGCCCCTGTTCTGTAAATTTAAAGAAGCATTGtgcaactaaaatgtaatttcttctGCAGAATCAATGTGCCCATGTGAGACTGAACGCGAAGCTGTGCGGGTTGGCCGGAGTAAGAACGGTTCTGGATGATTACACTGGGTAGGTGCGCCGATTGGAGGGAGTAAGAACGGTTCTGGATGATTACACTCGGTAGGTGCGCCGATTGGAGGGAGTAAGAACGGTTCTGGATGATTACACTGGGTAGGTGCGCCGGTTGGAGGGAGTAAGAACGGTTCTGGATGATTACACTGGGTAGGTGCGCCGGTTACGCCGCTGTCTGTTGACTCACCCTGCAGTCCCCTCGCTGGGCCGTGTGTGGGATGAGGATCGGTCCCTCCAGCTCGGCAGGGCTCAGCACCGCCCCCCGCTGGCCCAAGGTGAAGATGGTGTTTCTGCTCTTCAGGGAGGGCTTGGAGAAGAAGCCTTTCTTGGCTGTGTCCTCCACTCCCATCAGGTCATCTTTATCTGCCACCTCCTCATACTGACCACATAAAGACAAAGAAAGTTATTACAAAAACAGTAGGAAATACTATCATTGAATTTTAACGATAACCCGGCACTGTTGAAAATGCCATCATGAACAAAATGGCCCCAAGATTCTAGTGACCCAAAAAAGCTTTGATTATGGGGAACTGAGCAGTCGGGACGAAACAGAAACAATGGATAATCTATTTTGGTACTGTCCTATAGTGGCAAAATTCGGAATTCAAGTTCAAGATTGGTTATTGTGTCCCAGAGGCACCCTGGAAGTTAGTTTACAGAGAGTCCTATTGTGTGACCTGAGAGGCAATGCTCAATCAATTGAAAACATGATTCTTCTCCTTGgtaaaacattcattttcaagACCGCATCAGTGGACCCCTTGAGCCTCGACAGATTCAGATATGTTGTAAAGAATCATAGTAAGACATATATTGCTGTTGATAATGAAAAGATTTGAGTCTACTGGGAAAAATGGTTGCCTGTTTGGAATCTAGAGAGGTGGCACAAAGTAATTACTGGAATAAAATGAGTGAGTGTATAAATAAGTGCATATGTgtagatgtatgtatgtgtgtttgtgtgaatagaAATGATGGATTCATCCCATTGAGATTCCACTGGTAATCTCTGGAAGATAAGTCTTTCATTATGCAAGTGTGTCTGAACAGGGACACCAAGGTTTTGGCTCGTGCTCTGGGGGACTTCGGCTGCTGAGGCGTGTGGGTGGTGCACCTTTATTTTCCTTGTAACGCATGATACACCTGCTGTGAGCCACGGGCTGCTCGAGAACTATTCTTGTGACATATACTACATCCTCCAATCCTCCCCCATCTGACCTGAAGTGTGGCCAGTGAAGAGGGCTGGTTAGCCAATGACGGGTAAGAGCCCAACTGTGATATTGGCACAACCTAAGACAGGCACAGTCGTGCATCTGGTCACAATTCACATGTGTACGTAACCCAGAAAAAGGATCTGTTGCTAAACAAATGGCACAATGACTAGACCAAGAACATATGGTGCTTTCCAGGTCTGGGGAAGTTGTCGAGTGTCACACAGACAAATGCACTGGATTcccaactgcacacattgttacagtcTCACTCAAAATTGGTGCACCAACCCATGTGCCAATTGTTTTTGTGATTCTCCCTCATATCCCCTGGATGTAAAAGCAAGGGACACcttattgtgtttgtctgtctgtatttttttgtgtgagtttgtATGACTGAGtgtgaaattatgcattagggAAAAAAAGGGAAATGTGCAGAAATTATGCTAATAATGACAGAATTCACccctgacttggttgacattaatgactgatctgctaaaaattatacaaagatTCTAGCTGCAC
Encoded here:
- the lgals17 gene encoding uncharacterized protein lgals17 isoform X4, coding for MPQLYNVPIHHIQWQTPDDTVFEQKGEQRWQAPEFKGRVEVPEEKLQEGDCSLIVHDVQLGDVGLYESFVVVESAGTKRRVFLQSVQLSVYDHKSKVSLGVGEDMNLKLYTPKAMRVVFQKRSSKEWTVLWVRGDKANNHHFKEAERVLVIKGLRMDHSGTYKVLDFHGGSVNTVNLMVEEVAGTQTLSQIHQKQEAVGKSFHNRSSILLIIFVLQISLLIQYQH
- the lgals17 gene encoding coxsackievirus and adenovirus receptor homolog isoform X2, translated to MYGIARDRHFIRFHCMFIISSVVSSSIPSKPVSISYPVGSQAILPCNWMPQLYNVPIHHIQWQTPDDTVFEQKGEQRWQAPEFKGRVEVPEEKLQEGDCSLIVHDVQLGDVGLYESFVVVESAGTKRRVFLQSVQLSVYDHKSKVSLGVGEDMNLKLYTPKAMRVVFQKRSSKEWTVLWVRGDKANNHHFKEAERVLVIKGLRMDHSGTYKVLDFHGGSVNTVNLMVEVAGTQTLSQIHQKQEAVGKSFHNRSSILLIIFVLQISLLIQYQH
- the lgals17 gene encoding uncharacterized protein lgals17 isoform X3 → MYGIARDRHFIRFHCMFIISSVVSSSIPSKPVSISYPVGSQAILPCNWMPQLYNVPIHHIQWQTPDDTVFEQKGEQRWQAPEFKGRVEVPEEKLQEDHKSKVSLGVGEDMNLKLYTPKAMRVVFQKRSSKEWTVLWVRGDKANNHHFKEAERVLVIKGLRMDHSGTYKVLDFHGGSVNTVNLMVEEVAGTQTLSQIHQKQEAVGKSFHNRSSILLIIFVLQISLLIQYQH
- the lgals17 gene encoding coxsackievirus and adenovirus receptor homolog isoform X1 codes for the protein MYGIARDRHFIRFHCMFIISSVVSSSIPSKPVSISYPVGSQAILPCNWMPQLYNVPIHHIQWQTPDDTVFEQKGEQRWQAPEFKGRVEVPEEKLQEGDCSLIVHDVQLGDVGLYESFVVVESAGTKRRVFLQSVQLSVYDHKSKVSLGVGEDMNLKLYTPKAMRVVFQKRSSKEWTVLWVRGDKANNHHFKEAERVLVIKGLRMDHSGTYKVLDFHGGSVNTVNLMVEEVAGTQTLSQIHQKQEAVGKSFHNRSSILLIIFVLQISLLIQYQH
- the vps52 gene encoding vacuolar protein sorting-associated protein 52 homolog, which codes for MAEGAVTGAASDVNTTVNSTANAMAYLQDEMKPDSDAMAPLNLGDLDLTTDEFILDEVDIHIQANLEDDLVKEALKTGVDLRQYSKQVEAELQRIEQASIKDYIKESQNIASLHNQITACDSILERMEGMLSGFQSDLSSISSEIQTLQQQSVSMNMRLKNRQAVRSHLSQLVDELVVPGAMIQIILESPVTEQEFLEQLHELNNKINFAKELSFRETLACSDIQDIVDRLKIKAVTKIREFILQKIYSFRKPMTNYQIPQNTLLKYRFFYQFLLANERTVAKEIRDEYVDTMSKIYYSYFKSYSGRLLKVQYEEVADKDDLMGVEDTAKKGFFSKPSLKSRNTIFTLGQRGAVLSPAELEGPILIPHTAQRGDCRYPYETLFRSQHYALLDNGCREYLFLSDFFMVAGNSALDLFNSVMGKTLSLFLKSMSTYVSDCYDSIAVFLCIHIILRFRAITAKRAIPALDKYWEAVLELLWPRFELILEMNIQSIRNTDPQKLGLLDTRPHYITRRYAEFSSAIVSINQTFTSERTHTLLGQLQIEVENFVLKMAAEFPSRRDQLIFLINNYDMMLNVLMERAADDSKEVEGFQQLLQARSQEFIEEILSTPFGGMIAFVKESEALMEKGQLDRLKNDEARITQLVRGFSSTWKQSVEALSQDVMRSFTNFKNGTGIIQGALTQLIQYYHGFHKVLSQPTFRSLAVRSELINLHHLMVEVKKHKPNF